One window of Ziziphus jujuba cultivar Dongzao chromosome 5, ASM3175591v1 genomic DNA carries:
- the LOC107420638 gene encoding L-gulonolactone oxidase 3: MELQWWFIIVLHQLQWFWGSISAMPPQPPVLCNQTSCILYNSYGAWGDRKLCHVPNVTYPTTEEELRSAVAYANRNNLKLKVATKFSHTIPKQACPAAAGSGNAMLISTAKYDSGIEIDAANSAVVVDSGVGLRQMIDKVEEAGFSLVAAPYWEGVSVGGLISTGAHGSSLWGKGGAVHDHVIGLSLVIPAKKSEGYAKIIRLEEKDPLLNAAKVSLGLLGVISKIKFSLEPGFKRSITYNFTDDSKVEDIFLEHAKKYEFADITWYPSKHTAVYRYDSRVPLDANGDGIFDFLGFQPNSVLISQSIRSSEKTMEKLRNSKGKCTLAATTVGFKKLVANGLKNNGLIFTGYPVVGRQGKMQTSGSCFYTGGIDTSCAWDPRINGLFFYESTAIFPVTKFGDFIRDVKLLRDINPDNFCGVDNYNGFLIRFLKSSKAYLGQSEDSVVVDFNYYRADEASIPRLNQDVWEEVEQMAFFKHGAKPHWAKNRNLAFFGVQEKYANSVKFIAAKKQLDPQNMFSSEWSDEIVFGKELATKADGCALEGQCICSEDRHCSPTKGYFCKQGLVYKEARVCRYSPPSVASGI, translated from the exons ATGGAGCTCCAGTGGTGGTTTATCATTGTTCTTCACCAACTCCAATGGTTTTGGGGTTCCATTTCGGCCATGCCACCACAACCTCCTGTTCTCTGCAACCAAACCAGTTGTATCCTTTACAACTCCTATGGCGCCTGGGGAGACAGAAAACTCTGCCATGTCCCAAATGTCACATACCCAACAACCGAAGAAGAGCTCCGATCAGCTGTGGCCTACGCAAACCGAAACAATCTCAAGCTCAAAGTTGCCACAAAATTCTCACACACCATACCAAAACAGGCCTGCCCTGCGGCTGCGGGTTCAGGAAATGCCATGCTGATCAGCACAGCAAAATACGATTCTGGGATCGAAATCGATGCTGCGAATTCGGCTGTCGTCGTTGATTCTGGTGTAGGACTTCGACAGATGATTGATAAAGTGGAAGAGGCTGGTTTCAGTTTGGTGGCTGCTCCATATTGGGAAGGTGTGAGTGTTGGAGGACTAATTAGTACTGGTGCTCATGGAAGCTCATTGTGGGGAAAAGGAGGTGCTGTTCATGACCATGTTATTGGACTTAGTCTTGTAATTCCAGCAAAAAAATCAGAAGGGTATGCTAAAATCATCAGATTAGAAGAAAAAGATCCACTTCTTAATGCAGCCAAAGTTTCATTGGGTTTGTTAGGAGTTATCTCTAAG ATAAAGTTTTCACTGGAGCCAGGATTTAAGCGAAGCATAACATATAATTTCACAGATGATTCCAAAGTTGAAGATATATTCTTGGAGCATGCCAAGAAATATGAATTTGCAGATATAACTTGGTATCCCTCCAAACACACAGCAGTTTACAGATACGATAGTAGAGTTCCTTTAGATGCCAATGGTGATGGCATTTTTGATTTCCTTGGTTTCCAACCCAATTCTGTTCTGATTTCCCAATCAATTAGATCATCAG AGAAAACCATGGAAAAGCTGAGAAACTCGAAAGGAAAATGCACACTTGCAGCTACGACAGTGGGATTTAAGAAACTGGTGGCTAATGGATTGAAGAACAATGGACTAATCTTCACAGGCTACCCAGTAGTGGGTCGTCAGGGCAAAATGCAGACCTCTGGTTCTTGTTTTTATACAGGTGGAATTGACACTTCGTGTGCTTGGGATCCAAGAATCAATGggcttttcttttatgaaagCACAGCCATTTTCCCTGTAACCAAGTTCGGAGACTTTATCAGGGATGTGAAATTGCTAAGGGATATAAACCCAGATAATTTCTGTGGGGTTGATAACTACAATGGATTTCTAATACGTTTTTTGAAATCTTCAAAAGCATATCTAGGCCAATCAGAGGACTCAGTGGTGGTGGATTTCAACTACTACCGAGCCGATGAAGCTTCAATTCCGAGACTGAATCAGGATGTTTGGGAAGAAGTTGAGCAAATGGCATTCTTTAAACATGGGGCTAAGCCACATTGGGCTAAGAATAGGAACTTGGCATTCTTTGGCGTGCAAGAAAAGTATGCCAATTCTGTCAAATTTATTGCTGCTAAGAAACAGTTGGACCCACAGAACATGTTTTCGAGTGAATGGTCTGATGAGATAGTGTTTGGAAAGGAATTAGCCACTAAAGCTGATGGGTGTGCTTTGGAAGGACAATGTATATGCTCAGAAGACCGCCATTGCAGTCCAACCAAAGGGTATTTCTGCAAACAAGGTCTTGTTTATAAGGAAGCTAGAGTTTGTAGGTATTCACCACCCTCTGTCGCATCAGGAATCTGA